In Panacibacter microcysteis, the genomic stretch GATGCTTCCTGCTTAGTGGTAATTACAGATGCACAGGGATATATAAAATACGCCAACAATAATTTTTGTACCCGTTCATTATATGAAGCGCCTGAATTAACAACAGGCAACTATCATATGATGGATGCAATGCTTTTTCATAAGGCTGAAAAAGGGAGAATATGGGAAACGATTTCATCCGGCGGCATATGGAAAGGTGAAGTAAAGAATAAAGCAAAAGACGATTCGTTTTTTTGGGAAGAAGCTACCATTGTACCTTTTTTAAATGAATCGAACAAGCCATACCAATATTTGAAAATTGGTGTGGATATAACAGAAAAGAAAAAGGCCGAAGAAGCATACAGGCACAGCGAAGAAATGCGCAGCCTTATTTTCAGATCTGCTTTTGATGCGATCATTGGTGTGTCTGCGGAAGGAAAGATTATTATGTGGAATATACAGGCCGAGAAAATTTTTGGCTGGTCGCAGGCCGATGCGCTGGGCAAAGATTTTGAAGCACTGATTATTCCGGAAAGACACAGAATGCGTGACAGGCATATACTGGATACGTATATAAACACAGGCACGTCGGAGGTCTTTAATAAAGTACTTGAAGTAAATCTTTTAAACAGTACAGGAAAAGAATTCCCGGTAGAGTTTGCCATCATTCCAATTAAGCAGGGCAAGCATGAATTTTTCTGTGCTTTTATAAGAGACAATACGCAAAGGAAACTATGGGAAAAAGAGTTGCAGGACGCGGCCCAGAAGTATAAGATGCTTTTTGATAATAATCCTTTGCCCATGTGGATGTTTACGCTGCCGGAGCGAAGTATAATAGAGGTGAATAAAGCAGCATGTGAGCACTACGGTTATACACGGGAAGAGTTTCTCAATCTTAGTGTGCTTGATATGCGGCCGAAGGAAGAGGTGCAAAGATTTTTGGAAGATGTAAAGCAGCTATCACCGGAAGTACGCACAGCAGGTGTATGGAAGCATAAGAGAAAAGATGGTACAATAATAAGCGTGGAAATATTTAAAGATGATATTGTTTATAAAGGCAAGCAGGTAAGGCTGGTGCTTGCCAACGATATTACTGAAAAGCTTTTAACAGCAGACAAACTAAAGGATTCTCATAATGAATTGAGGGATCTTGCATCTCATTTGCAGGACATCAGGGAAGAGGAACGTGCGGTAATAGCCAGGGAAATACATGACGAACTCGGTCAGCAAATTACAGGTTTGAAAATGGATGTTTCATGGATTGCAAAAAGATTGCAAACAGAAGACAACACCATACAACAAAAGATTAAAAGCGTGCTGAACTTACTTGATGAGACGGTGAAAACAGTGCGCAAAATTGCTACAGAATTAAGGCCAAGCATACTCGACGACCTTGGCCTGATTGATGCACTGCAGTGGTATAGCCTGGAATTTGAGAAAAGATTTGCCATAACGGTAAGTTTTCGCACAATGGTGGAAGATATAAAAGTAAGTAAGCACACGTCAATAGGGCTATTCAGGATTTACCAGGAATCTCTTACAAACGTTGCTAGACATGCCCAGGCCTCATTTGTGCATGCCGATATAAGGATACAGGACGGTGAAATTATTCTAACGATCAAAGACAATGGTAAGGGTTTTGATGCAGAAATTACAAGGAACAAAAAAACGCTTGGCTTGTTAGGCATGAAGGAAAGAACATTGATGATGGGAGGCATTTACGAAATAAGCAGCAGATTGGGCGCAGGTACTACAGTTACAGTATCTGTACCACTCTTAACAGAAAAACCTTTAGAAAAATAACACACCATGCTGAGGATATTAATTGCAGATGATCATACGGTGGTAAGGCGCGGACTTAAGCAGATTTTGCTGGAGGAATTTTCCAGCGCATTCATTGATGAAGCAGCCGATGCAGAAACGCTTTTGAGTAAAATAGCCAAAGAAGAATGGGACGTGGTTATTTCAGATCTTTCCATGCCTGGAAGATCGGGTATCGAAGCGTTGCAACAAATAAAATTAACACACCCCAGGTTGCCTGTTTTGATACTGAGTGTGCACGCAGAAGAACACTATGCGGTACGGGTGCTTAAAGCCGGGGCTTCAGGATATGTAAACAAAGAATCTGCACCGGAAGAATTGATAAAAGCTGTGCACAGGTTGCTGTTAGGAAAAAAATACATAACTGCAACCATAGCAGAACAACTTGCTTCAACGCTTGATAAGGATAATGAAAAACCTTTACACGAATACCTGTCTGACAGGGAGTTTGAAGTTTTAAAATTACTGGCCGCCGGCAAATCCGTTTCAGATATTGCCACACAGATGAGTTTAAGTGTTACTACCGTAAGTACATACAGGGCCAGGATAATGGCCAAGATGAATCTTAAAACCAATGCTGACCTGACTTTGTATGCGGTACAGCATAATCTTATCTGATGCAACACGGGCCGGTGATTGTTTGCCAAACAAACGGCTATTATATAAATAATTCCCAGGCTGATTTTTTTGTCAGCATAGGCACTCTTATACTTAACCTTCCGCATTTTAAACTGCATGACCGATGTAGGATTTTCCTGATTAAACTGTGTAGTAATCGTACTACAATAAACCTGCTATTAGCACTATTTTTTTGTATAATATATAAAGATATGTTTGCAATAATCCGTAGTTAACATGCAATACTCAGGTAAAATGGTACTGATTGTAGATGATTCTTATCTCATCATTGAACGAGTAAAAGATATGCTTAGTGAAATAGTAAGTACTGAGCATATGTTGCATGCACATACCTATATAGATGGTGTGGAAATGTTGGCAAAAAAAACTCCTGATGTTTTAATTCTTGATATAAATCTGCCTGATACCAATGGTATAGAACTACTTAGATTGGTAAAAAGTAAATACCCAGCCATAATAGTTATTATGCTTACCAACCAGGGCGGGGATTATTACCGGCAGCTGTGTCTTAAAATAGGTGCCGATCATTTCATTGATAAGTCTAAAGACTTTGATCTGCTGCCCGAGATTTTTGTAAGCCTCTGAGGCTGTTCTTCCCACAGCTGCCACAATGATATACTGATGAACGGAATGCGACGCAAGGGACGATGCCACAGGGTTACTGCAGCCTGTAACCATAAGAATGTGTAGTAAATACACTACAACGCATGAATAAAAATTAGTACCTCAAATACACAGATTGCTCTATTTTTTTGGGCAGTATTACACAGTTACTTTGTATTGCATTTAGGAAATATAAATAAGCGCTTTAAGTACAGGGTTACCGCCGAAGATATTACTCCTGAAGAACCGATAATAGCAAACCCCCGATAGTTAATGTACATGAGATGTGTTGAAGCGATGTGTGTTTGAATTGTGAGAGAGATTAGTGATGCATGTAACGTAAAGGTGAAAATGGCCACCTGTAACATGGTGGCCCTCACCAATACAATTCCTGAGGACTAAAATTTTAATCATGACCGGAGTGAAGACGTTTTTTACAATATCTGTGGATATAACCAAAACTACTTTTATGCACGTACTAATTATTGCCGATAACGATCAGCACCTCGAATGGATCAAATCTCCACTGCAGGCAACAGGTTTATCAATCAATGTAATTTATGCACATTCAATAAGAGAGGCCATGTCTCTTTTAAAATCTGTAAAATTTGATATGATCCTGTATGATCTTGCGTTTTCTGAAAAAGGTATGGCCGAAAATTTTACACGGCTTTATGCATCCGGCTCAAAGGCGCCACTGGTAGTACTTACAGAAGCTTTTGGAGATCCTGAAGCTGCACAGGCCTTACAATTTGGTGCGGCAACACATATTGTAAAAGACAGGCAACGTGTTTCTGTAATGGCCGAGTCTTTTAAAAACATACTCCTTCAACGTGATATTGTCTATAATTGAGTTTACTATTTTTAAGGGTACGGAACTAAAACACAAAACAGCAACTGAAACGAGTTGCTGTTTTTTTATTTTTACATTGTACATATAATTACATGCACCTAATAAAGCGAGGCAGATGAAACCTTTTCTTAACGAAGATTTTTTACTGGACAATACGAT encodes the following:
- a CDS encoding PAS domain S-box protein, which gives rise to MGLQEQINALDKGRFSELLEHLKKRAVFLLDQSGNILSANKDAEHLMGCAMQDLYGLTFFVLYDIAGVKRDDYLNAMRIAAETGNFIKEDTCMKQGEKYHLVTHLLSLPDLQGEPQHYSLVLTVMPQRSNQITNALHLAGLVERTTDPIFSTDIDFNITSWNSAAEKIYGYKKSEAIGKQLKAILRPQMDEEAFKEIDNSMKEKGFWLGEAAHLSKESVPIDVEESISFTKDGSGNVDGFVWVCRDITAIKKSEHEKLKLLKLLENTTDGMYTATKDNLITSWNHAAERMYGYKAAEVIGKRLDEVLQPQIQSDMLSLIRGIIQKTGRWKGEVVHKKKDGNLIPVLISVNVVHENDGEISEFLCVCTDITEVKQSQEALGKMQEAITRLTQEKLDKSLREIKDYRYALDASCLVVITDAQGYIKYANNNFCTRSLYEAPELTTGNYHMMDAMLFHKAEKGRIWETISSGGIWKGEVKNKAKDDSFFWEEATIVPFLNESNKPYQYLKIGVDITEKKKAEEAYRHSEEMRSLIFRSAFDAIIGVSAEGKIIMWNIQAEKIFGWSQADALGKDFEALIIPERHRMRDRHILDTYINTGTSEVFNKVLEVNLLNSTGKEFPVEFAIIPIKQGKHEFFCAFIRDNTQRKLWEKELQDAAQKYKMLFDNNPLPMWMFTLPERSIIEVNKAACEHYGYTREEFLNLSVLDMRPKEEVQRFLEDVKQLSPEVRTAGVWKHKRKDGTIISVEIFKDDIVYKGKQVRLVLANDITEKLLTADKLKDSHNELRDLASHLQDIREEERAVIAREIHDELGQQITGLKMDVSWIAKRLQTEDNTIQQKIKSVLNLLDETVKTVRKIATELRPSILDDLGLIDALQWYSLEFEKRFAITVSFRTMVEDIKVSKHTSIGLFRIYQESLTNVARHAQASFVHADIRIQDGEIILTIKDNGKGFDAEITRNKKTLGLLGMKERTLMMGGIYEISSRLGAGTTVTVSVPLLTEKPLEK
- a CDS encoding response regulator, yielding MLRILIADDHTVVRRGLKQILLEEFSSAFIDEAADAETLLSKIAKEEWDVVISDLSMPGRSGIEALQQIKLTHPRLPVLILSVHAEEHYAVRVLKAGASGYVNKESAPEELIKAVHRLLLGKKYITATIAEQLASTLDKDNEKPLHEYLSDREFEVLKLLAAGKSVSDIATQMSLSVTTVSTYRARIMAKMNLKTNADLTLYAVQHNLI
- a CDS encoding response regulator transcription factor; protein product: MQYSGKMVLIVDDSYLIIERVKDMLSEIVSTEHMLHAHTYIDGVEMLAKKTPDVLILDINLPDTNGIELLRLVKSKYPAIIVIMLTNQGGDYYRQLCLKIGADHFIDKSKDFDLLPEIFVSL
- a CDS encoding response regulator; translated protein: MHVLIIADNDQHLEWIKSPLQATGLSINVIYAHSIREAMSLLKSVKFDMILYDLAFSEKGMAENFTRLYASGSKAPLVVLTEAFGDPEAAQALQFGAATHIVKDRQRVSVMAESFKNILLQRDIVYN